A segment of the Commensalibacter oyaizuii genome:
GATGCGCGTAATATTCCTAAACCAATGGGCCCACAGTCCAAAATTGTTCTGGCATAGATAGGTAGCATTGCCGTTGCACCCCCTAATAAAACAGCGAACAAATCCAGCGATATTGCCCCTAAGATACTAGGCTTTGAGAAAATGAAATAAATCCCTCCCAATAAATTTTCAATGGATAAAGGCATGGGTGTTTTTTGTGTCGGTTTAAATTGAATAGTAACGGTTGCAATTGCTGCTAAAACAAAGCCGATTGTGCAAAAAATATAGGTAAAATCAGGCCCAATTCCATATAAAATACCGCCTAATGCAGGTCCGACAATGGATGCTATTTGAAATAAAGATGAAGATAGAGTTGTGGCTTGGGGGAAAATTTTAGGCGGAACAATATTGATTAAGAATGTTTTTTGACAAGGCATTTCAAAGGCTCTGGCACATCCAAACAAAACCAGTGCTCCGTAAATAATACGGGGATTTAACCAGTTTTCAAATGATCCCCATGATAAAATAGCCGCACAAAGTGCCTCGATAAACAGGCAAATAATGACGATATATTTGCGATTAAATCGATCAGACACATGCCCTGCAGGTAAGACAAAAATAAGTAACGGCAAAAACATAGCTAATCCAACAAAGCCCAGCGCTGCGGCACTGTGGGTAAGATCATAAATTTGCCACCCAATAGCAACCGCCAGGGTCTGCATAGCCAGCGAGGATAAGGTGCGCGCCAAAATGGCTGCACATAAGCCAGGATAAAGGATAAGTTGTTTAAAGGAAAATGTGATAGATGAGGACATTGCCGTAAACGAATAATATACAGAGATATGAAAACTGATACAAAATTATCGAGGTTGTAAACATTATGATCATTTTTATTCTAGAGCAAAATAAAAACCGCATTACGTGATATAAATTCGAATATGTTTTTGTTTGGCTGCCTTTTTATAAGGTTATTCATGTGTAATTTTTTTTCTGTTGGTTTGGCAGAAACATATCTTTGGTAAATGGATAATAAGAAGTTAATTAGAAAAGTGTAAGCGCTCTATGTCGTTAAGGACGACAGTATTTAGCAAGATTATTATGGCCCTTAGTAGTATGAAAAGGCATAGGGCAAGGGGCCTACTTTGTTTCAGTTCAGTATGGATATAACTTACATTAAAAAAATTCAGATAAATAAAATTTCATGGGATAAAATCAGTAAGCAAAAGCAACGCACAAGTTTATTTTGACTTAGGGAAGATATATTCCTGTGAAATTAGCGTTGATAAATATCTTGTAAGCGCTTAGTAATATGTCGTGTAATTTGGTAAAAATAATTATATAGACACCTGCAAGTTTTATGGTTTGATACTATAAGAAAACAAAAATAATTAGATAAGTAATATTTAATAATTTTTTTAAATGGTATTTTTTGATTAATGGATAAAAACAATATTATTTATCAACTAACTGGACCTTATCAATATAAACAGGAGATTAAAAAAAGTATCTTTTTAGCTCATGCTATCCCTGTGGTTTCAGAAGATCAGGTTCACGAATGGTTGCATAAGTTAAGGGTGTCAGAGGCCACCCACAATTGTTGGGCCTATCGCATTGGTCAAAAATATCGCAGCGATGATGATGGCGAACCCTCTGGTACAGCAGGGCGTCCAATTTTACAGGTGATTGAAAAACAAAATTTTGATCAGGTGCTGATTTTGGTTATTCGTTGGTTTGGAGGGATTAAATTGGGGGCCGGTGGGTTAATTCGTGCCTATGGGGGTACAGCCGCCCAATGTTTACGCCAAGCCCCTTGTGCGGAGTATATTCCTCAAAAGACGGCTAGTATTTTGTGTTCTTTTTCAGATCATGCTCTATTAAAAGCAAGGATTACAGAATATGATGCCCAAATAATTGCAGAGGAATTTGGAGCAGAGGTAGAAATGAAAATTACTGTCCCCGAAGATGCATATAACGCATTATATGATCGAGTTTTGGATCTTACTCGGGGACAGGCTGTTGTAATAGAAGCAGATTAAAGATCTGTTCCCCCAACGGTTAATCCAGACATTTTAAGCGCAGGTTGTCCGACACCTACGGGTACGCCTTGGCCCGCTTTACCACAAGTACCAACACCTTTATCAAGTTCCATTTTATCGCCAATCATGGTGATTTTTGTTAAGGCATCTGCACCATTGCCAATGAGGGTGGCCCCTTTTACAGGATGGGTCACTTTACCATCTTCAATTAAATAGGCCTCAGAGGTAGAGAAAACAAATTTACCTGATGTAATATCGACTTGTCCACCACCGAAATTAACCGCATAAATTCCGCGTTTGGTATTGGAAATCATATCATCTAATGGTGCTTGCCCCGCCAACATAAAGGTATTGGTCATTCTGGGAATAGGGGTATACGCAAAAGATTGACGTCGACCGTTTCCAGTGGATTGTTTATTCATTAATCGGGCATTTAACCGATCATAAATAAAACCTGTTAAAATCCCATCCTCGATTAAAGTTGTGCGTTGAGTAGGGGTGCCTTCGTCATCAATGCTCAGACTGCCACGACGTTCAGAAATTGTACCATCGTCAACAACAGTCACACCAGGGGCGGCAATCTTCTTGCCCATCAGGCCCGCAAAGGCAGAGGTACCTTTGCGGTTAAAGTCACCTTCTAATCCATGACCAATTGCTTCGTGTAGCAAAATGCCAGGCCAGCCTGATCCTAAGACAACATCCATTTCCCCAGCAGGGGCAGGTTTGCTGTGTTGATTGACTAAGGATTGGCGCAAAGCTTCGTCAACGGCACTTTTCCATAAATGTTCTTGGGTGATTTCGTCATATCCATACCGTCCACCGCATCCAAACGATCCGACCTCTCTGCGGCCGTTTTCTTCGGTAATAACTGTGACATTTAATCTTATCAAAGGGCGAATATCAGCCACACGGAAATGATTTGCTCGTATAATTTGAACGGCTTGCCACTCCCCAGAGATGGAGGCACTGACTTGCACGACACGTTTATCTTTTCCACGTGCATAGTCGTTAATCTCATGCAACAGAGTTGCCCGTGCTGAAAAACTGCCTTGTTGTAAAGGATTTTCAGGATGGTATAGCCGTTGATTGGTTGGGATAGGATTATCGGACATGGTGCCAGTTTGTTGCAATTTTAACTGGCTTACTGTTTCGCTGGCACGTTTTAATGCTTTGTCATTTAATTCATTGGAATGGGCAAATCCAGTTTCTGTATTCAGGACAGAGCGTAAACCAAAACCAGAGGTAATATCAGTTGTTGCAGTACGAATGGTGCCGTCATCAATACTGATCATTTCGCTTTCGCGATACTCCAAAAACAATTCTCCGTCATCCATTCCTGTTAATGTTTCATGGACAGATTTTTCGGTTTGGTGACGGTCAAGCTGACTGGAAGATGGATTAAAAAATAATTCATCAGTCATAGCCAGTGCATTGATGGGATCAGTCATAAGGAATACTTTCAGTTCAAAAAAATTAAGAGTTTAAGAGATAATTGGAATCAGTCTGTGACCGTTTTAGGGGTGCGTGAGCGATGTAGGGCAATGATAAGGGTTGTTAACAGGACAACGGCAAACGCCTGATGAACAGTTCCTGCCCATACTGGGACGACAAGCAATAAGGTGGTTATACCAAGCACATATTGAATAATTACAGCCCATCCCATCAGCATTAGTGAATCTTTGATTGGTTTATCCAAAGTTGCCTTTAACCCGATAAAAACTGTTGTTAAAATCATAATAACCGTAATGGTTGCCAATAAACGGTGATTAAATTGAATGGCTGCAATATTTTCAAACCAGTTTGCCAAAAATGGGGACATAGAGGCATAATCGCTGGGAACTAAATGGCCATTCATTAAGGGAAACGTATTAAAGGAATGTCCTGCATGAGTGCCAGCGGTAAAGCCACCAGCAACAATAGTTATTAACAGAAGTGCACAATCAACGAAAAGGAGTTTACGGACTGTAAATGTAATTTCTGCAACGGATCTGCGCATCCTATTTGGTTCTGGATGACGTACTGACAATGCAGTCCATAAAATCGCAATATAAAGTGCCAGCGCACACATTAGATGCAAAACTAATCTTACAGGTTCAACGGCTGTACTATCAGGTCTAAAGCCAGAATGCACCATAAACCAACCAATACCCCCCTGTAATCCCCCTAAGATAACAAACAAAATCAACCGAAGAGAAAGTGCTTTGGAAATCATTTTTTTATAATAAAAAAAGATTAAAGGAATAAAAATTACCAATCCGATAATCCTGCCTAAAAAGCGATGACTCCATTCCGCCCAAAAAATTTGCTTGAATCCTTCCAGACCAAAGCCGTTATTTAAAATTTTATATTGAGGAATTGTTTTATATAAATCAAATTCCCTAACCCACTCATCATGGCTAAGGGGGGGCAGCATCCCTGTAATAGGTTTCCAATCCATAATGGATAACCCAGAGCCAGTTAATCGTGTATATCCCCCCAGTGCAATCATGCACAAAAGAAGGAAGCAAATAAAGAATAACCAGTTTGAAATATATTTATTATTATTCATGGCTAGAGAATTATCTTAATAAGGGTTATAAAGGTGCATTTTAGAATGTGATATTAATTTCTAGCGTTATAAAAAGCTTTTAGCAAGTCAAGCATTTTATCCCAACCAAAGATTAACGATGAAAAGCAGTAAATCCCCCACGAAAATATCTTTATTGCAGCAGTTTTATAAACCATTACTCATGGTTGGGGGTATTATTATTGTTGCATGGTTGGCTCGTTATTTTCATGGTGTCGATATTTTCTTAAATGATCATCACTTATTAAGACGGGGGCTACAGGGTCGGCTTTTGTTTTTATTAATTGCAATTTTAATGTGTTCTGTCGGATTCCCTCGACAGGTGGTATGCCTTACCGCGGGGGTAGTTTATGGATTTGTATGGGGTTGCTTGTATGCAATAATTGCCACGGTTGTTGGGGCTTTTATAACCTATACTTGGGCATTATGGTTGGGACGTGATTGGGCAAAAAAATATTTAGCACATAAAAAACTGCAAAAAATTGACCGTTTTATACGTGCTAATCCTTTTCATGCTGTGTTGATTTGTCGGTTGATGCCAGTTGGATCTTCTGTATTACTAAATACAACAGCGGGCGTTGTAGGTATTCGGTTACTTCCTTTTATTACTGCAACATTTTTAGGTAGTACCCCTCAAACGATTGTTTTCGTTTTGTTGGGTGGTGGGGTTCGTATAGGTCACACAGGTCAGATTATTTTAAGTGCTGTCTTGTTCTTCCTGTCCGCGGGGTTAGGAATTTTTTTGATGAAACGAACCCTAGGAAAAAAAAATGATTTGTTATTACCTTAGATTTGTTCCTTAATAGGGGTATGATTCAATTTAAACGGGAAGGTTCAAGATGAAACTTTATACAAAACCAGGGGCCTGTTCAACGGCAGATCATATTGCTTTGCATTGGAGTAGAGCTGAATTCGAAAGTGAGAATGTTACCCCTGAAACTTTACAAGACGCAAATTTTCTGAAGTTAAATCCATCGGGACAAATTCCTGTATTGGTTGATGGTTCTTTTGTTTTGACACAAAATGTTGCCATATTGACTTATATCGCTGAAAAATTTCCACAATCTCGATTACTGGGGGATGGATCTATTTTGCAAAAGGCAGAAGCATTACGTTGGCTGGCATTTGTTAATGCGGATATTCACCCAGCTTTCAGTTTGATTTTTGGTGGTAAAAAATATAGCAACGATCCTGCTGTGATTGATGCATTGGATAAAGGGGCACGTGCACGATTACAAAAATTGTATACGCAGGCAAACGTGCAATTATCAGGCAAAGAATGGATTGCTGGGTTTCGCAGTGTTGCCGATCCGTATTTATTTATGACTTTAAGATGGGCTGAGTTATTAAAGATTGATTTATCTTCTTTTGAGCATCTAAATAAATTTTATCAGAAAATGACTAAAGATCATGGTGTTATTGCTGCGTTTGAAGCAGAGGGACTGCAGTTGTCCTAGAAGACACAAGCAATATATTATTTGTATATTTTGGTTCCTCTTATTAAAAAGCTTATTCAAAATAACAGATAATAGGTCACTAGTAGCAAGATAAGATTTTGCTCTAATCGATTAAGATTTGTAGTTTATTTACAGTAGATTTCGATATTTATGGGGCATTATGAAGTAAATTATCAGTTAGATGCCCCATACTTCAAGAATTAAGGCTGAGAAAATCCTAAGATCTTGTTTTGATTATCTGGTAATTCTTGTCGATGCAATGCTGCCTGAATAATGCCCTGCATAACGATATCTGCTACAAAGGGACGGTAATGTATGGGGTCCCAAAAACTGTTTCGTTGTGTCGTAATTTTATTAGGAATAGCAAAGTCGATCATAATGCTGTTTGGGGTTGTTTGTGCAAGCTTCGTTAGATTTGCTTTACATACTTTCCAGCTTGTGTTTGTCCATCCGTTATTATTTCCATAGAACTCGGCCGAAAAAGGTGGAACGATAATAATTTTTTTAGTGTCAGCAGGTAGTTTTGCCATCATGTTTTGTAAACGATGCAAAGCGGGCTGTGAGTGAATACGGCCATTTGCAAGACTATTATCTGGTTTCCACCATTCTGCAAAAACTTTATTAACTTTATCAGGAACATAAGGATAATTTGAAGGTAAAAGAGGGGTAAAACCATCAGAGCCATAACGTTGCTTTTTAAATCCAATTAGCCATGCAAATTGATTCGCTGCTTCTTGTAAGGCATATTGATTGGCCATTTGAAGATAGCCCTTCCAACGTGATCCTTCATACATCCAGTTTGGAAAAGGTCTGGCCGCGCCATTTGGATCGGCAAAGCACCAGATATTATCTGTGTTAAAAATTACGACTTTTGGATTTGGATGGTATTGAACAAATAAATTAAATAACTTTTCCTGCTCCCAAGGATTGGCAGTATTCATCGATAAATTAACAAAACGGGCCTGAAATGGTTGATTTAAAACCGCAGGTTGTAAAGGTCTGCTGGTTGAAGTGCCAAAAATGGCTGAGTTAAATTCAGGATTAATTGCTAGGGCTGGGAAACTATATCGAGCATTTGTAGAAATGGGTATTCGATGAACAGGTAAGGAGATTGGTAACATCCCCCATGGATCAACTAAGACAATAAATAACCATATAAAAAAAACCAGGCCCCCCATAGTGCTTAGAAATATCAGGGCAAACCG
Coding sequences within it:
- the tldD gene encoding metalloprotease TldD, with translation MTDPINALAMTDELFFNPSSSQLDRHQTEKSVHETLTGMDDGELFLEYRESEMISIDDGTIRTATTDITSGFGLRSVLNTETGFAHSNELNDKALKRASETVSQLKLQQTGTMSDNPIPTNQRLYHPENPLQQGSFSARATLLHEINDYARGKDKRVVQVSASISGEWQAVQIIRANHFRVADIRPLIRLNVTVITEENGRREVGSFGCGGRYGYDEITQEHLWKSAVDEALRQSLVNQHSKPAPAGEMDVVLGSGWPGILLHEAIGHGLEGDFNRKGTSAFAGLMGKKIAAPGVTVVDDGTISERRGSLSIDDEGTPTQRTTLIEDGILTGFIYDRLNARLMNKQSTGNGRRQSFAYTPIPRMTNTFMLAGQAPLDDMISNTKRGIYAVNFGGGQVDITSGKFVFSTSEAYLIEDGKVTHPVKGATLIGNGADALTKITMIGDKMELDKGVGTCGKAGQGVPVGVGQPALKMSGLTVGGTDL
- a CDS encoding TVP38/TMEM64 family protein, coding for MKSSKSPTKISLLQQFYKPLLMVGGIIIVAWLARYFHGVDIFLNDHHLLRRGLQGRLLFLLIAILMCSVGFPRQVVCLTAGVVYGFVWGCLYAIIATVVGAFITYTWALWLGRDWAKKYLAHKKLQKIDRFIRANPFHAVLICRLMPVGSSVLLNTTAGVVGIRLLPFITATFLGSTPQTIVFVLLGGGVRIGHTGQIILSAVLFFLSAGLGIFLMKRTLGKKNDLLLP
- a CDS encoding glutathione S-transferase family protein, translating into MKLYTKPGACSTADHIALHWSRAEFESENVTPETLQDANFLKLNPSGQIPVLVDGSFVLTQNVAILTYIAEKFPQSRLLGDGSILQKAEALRWLAFVNADIHPAFSLIFGGKKYSNDPAVIDALDKGARARLQKLYTQANVQLSGKEWIAGFRSVADPYLFMTLRWAELLKIDLSSFEHLNKFYQKMTKDHGVIAAFEAEGLQLS
- a CDS encoding IMPACT family protein, producing MDKNNIIYQLTGPYQYKQEIKKSIFLAHAIPVVSEDQVHEWLHKLRVSEATHNCWAYRIGQKYRSDDDGEPSGTAGRPILQVIEKQNFDQVLILVIRWFGGIKLGAGGLIRAYGGTAAQCLRQAPCAEYIPQKTASILCSFSDHALLKARITEYDAQIIAEEFGAEVEMKITVPEDAYNALYDRVLDLTRGQAVVIEAD
- a CDS encoding COX15/CtaA family protein — encoded protein: MNNNKYISNWLFFICFLLLCMIALGGYTRLTGSGLSIMDWKPITGMLPPLSHDEWVREFDLYKTIPQYKILNNGFGLEGFKQIFWAEWSHRFLGRIIGLVIFIPLIFFYYKKMISKALSLRLILFVILGGLQGGIGWFMVHSGFRPDSTAVEPVRLVLHLMCALALYIAILWTALSVRHPEPNRMRRSVAEITFTVRKLLFVDCALLLITIVAGGFTAGTHAGHSFNTFPLMNGHLVPSDYASMSPFLANWFENIAAIQFNHRLLATITVIMILTTVFIGLKATLDKPIKDSLMLMGWAVIIQYVLGITTLLLVVPVWAGTVHQAFAVVLLTTLIIALHRSRTPKTVTD
- a CDS encoding MFS transporter; translation: MSSSITFSFKQLILYPGLCAAILARTLSSLAMQTLAVAIGWQIYDLTHSAAALGFVGLAMFLPLLIFVLPAGHVSDRFNRKYIVIICLFIEALCAAILSWGSFENWLNPRIIYGALVLFGCARAFEMPCQKTFLINIVPPKIFPQATTLSSSLFQIASIVGPALGGILYGIGPDFTYIFCTIGFVLAAIATVTIQFKPTQKTPMPLSIENLLGGIYFIFSKPSILGAISLDLFAVLLGGATAMLPIYARTILDCGPIGLGILRASSAIGALLVALYLTKYPIRNHAGKWMFSAVFVFGIATIIFGLSTQLSLSVICLIILGGADVISVVVRSTLVQLLTPDYMLGRVSAINMLFIGSSNQLGEFESGMLAEAIGPVNCVVMGGIGTVIITLLWMYFFPSLRKVDQLHNIKPH